In Leptospira neocaledonica, the following are encoded in one genomic region:
- a CDS encoding integrase core domain-containing protein, which translates to MRTSLKSPWQNAFAERFIGSIRRILMNHVIVFGEHHARSLIRDFIHFYNNFRPHQGLGGQSPLGRTVSNRDSPNSRLRSHPVLNGLSHFYDWEKDAA; encoded by the coding sequence ATTCGAACCTCTCTCAAATCTCCATGGCAAAATGCCTTTGCTGAACGTTTCATCGGATCTATAAGGCGAATTCTTATGAACCACGTAATCGTTTTCGGAGAACATCACGCTCGGTCTCTAATCCGAGATTTTATCCATTTTTATAATAATTTTCGACCCCACCAAGGTCTCGGCGGGCAATCTCCTCTTGGAAGAACCGTTTCCAATCGCGATTCTCCAAATTCTCGCCTCCGTTCACACCCAGTCTTAAACGGTTTGTCCCATTTTTATGACTGGGAAAAGGACGCCGCATGA